The Gemmatimonadota bacterium DH-78 region CGCCCTCATCCCTTGTACGGCCGACCGCGGGGAGCCATCGTTCAGTCGGATTCGAACGTCAGTGACACATCGAAACGCGATCCACTTCCGAGGAGACTGTGATGCGTGGCCCACTCGTTCTCGTAGCCACCGTGCTGGTCGGCGGCGTGGTGATTCTCGGTCTTTGGCGCGGCGGTTCGTCCGACGTCTCGACGTCCGACCCCTCGGGCGCGACCGCCCCGGCGTCCGCCATCCCGGGAGCCCCCGCCCCGAGCCCCGCAGCGTCGGCGCCGGCCCCCGGAGCACCGTCGGGCATCGCCACGACCGCCTCCGTCGACCCGTCGCTCCCCGTCATGAAGGTGTTCAAGTCTCCCACCTGCGGCTGCTGCACCGCCTGGATCGAGCACCTCCAGGCGGCCGGCTTCCAGGTGGAGGTGACCGACACGAACGACATGGTGGCGATCAAGACGGCC contains the following coding sequences:
- a CDS encoding DUF411 domain-containing protein, translating into MRGPLVLVATVLVGGVVILGLWRGGSSDVSTSDPSGATAPASAIPGAPAPSPAASAPAPGAPSGIATTASVDPSLPVMKVFKSPTCGCCTAWIEHLQAAGFQVEVTDTNDMVAIKTAMGIPPEMGSCHTAEIDGVLIEGHVPAADIADFMAERPEGVRGLAVPGMPVGSPGMEVAGQPADPYDVVAFSDDGSTSIYRSHR